ATCAGTTTTCATAaagcaaataaaaaatgtcGAACTTTAGACAAATTCACATAAATTGCCAACCCCATAAACATTTGATAGATAATTTGAaacttgaaaataatttgtttcaattagtaaaacaatttttaatggCTTAAAAATGTGCTTTGCAATAACTTGTATAACTGAGAAAAGAGAAACAGTTCTAATCAAATTAATCAAGCTACTACTACTTTGGATAACCATCTTCATAATCAAGCTAAAAGGGAAATACTTTAGATATTAATAAATCAATCCTATGGCTTAATACATAATGCTGTTAAGGAGCAAAGAGGATTTGCCTCAGCATTCATCAACGACTAAATCAATGTAATTTTGATAgatcaaattttcaatttcagcaacctttttaatttattgttttatgttaacTTAATCAAATAGCATAATCCTCCATTGATCATGTTGATGGATGAACTTTGCTTCAACTGAAAACCAGATGGTGACATGTATTATCACAAGGGTAAGGACAATCAATAACCTTAACACCTGCTCGGTCGAAATACCAGTCTCCAACAGCTAACGCAATTACCTAGATATTGTCGATGTACATCATTAGTATTTGATGCATAAACATCTTTAACTTAAAGAGTATTATCATGAGTTGATAGTATAATTAATGTGTAAGTGCAATGTTCACCTTGTTCCCAATAACCGGAGAATTGTCCGAAAACCATGTATCTTGCCTCTCGGTTTGGCAATGAGCGAAACATGAATTAATAAATAATCCATTTTTGTTTGATCTTGAGAAGTCTTTAATAGAGTTCAACATGTGATTCCTGAATCCTGTATCCAAGAGACGGTGAAATTTATTAACCAACtgaataataatatttattaaagaTTTCTCTTCACTTGCAAAGTTGCAATGAATGGTGTTTTTGATACATTACCTTGCAGAAATTGGATTTGTGGCCTAGTACATTTAGCAAAATTTAATCTGCAATCATGCCAATAGCCATGTGGATCTGCTGATGGAGGAGCTAAACTTGACTGGATCTGATGAAAAGTAGGAAAATGTGATTGTTtagtacaaataatttaatgatcACTACTATGTGGCACGGACACGACACTAACATTGACACATAATGTTACATTTAATCAATTCATTACTGGTGACTACGTGTGAGTGTCGTGTCTGGTATATGTGTTAATGTCGTGCAACATATAATATGAATTATTTATCACAAGTAAAGATTATCAATTGATAAAGTTAGGCAATTTACCTGCCATGAATCATAAGCTGTATTAAGAAGAAAAAGCGGTGTTCTAACACTGGCAATCAAATTCTGAGGGAAGAAGCACTGAAAATGAGTAAAAGAAACCAGTCATTGAAAGTTCAAATTTATAGGAAGAAATAGCTGAGAGACCAGTTTTCTGCATATTCTTTCAAATGAAACTGATATCCCTAACTTTTTGACAAAACTGAAATCAATGATTATGATTACCGAGGTAGGATCAAGGTGATTAGTACAAATTTGTGGTAGATTTTTCTGCGCTTCCTGCAatgattaaacaaaaaattatcagCACACCTTAAAAATGTTACAAACATGCTATTAATTGGTAGCCTTATGATTTGTGTGGTACCTGCAACCCTACAACACCACTGTACATATTCCGAAGGGTTCGTTCGCCAGATATATCAATCCTATAATTTGACAGAAAACAACAATTAGCAAACtaactaaagaagaaaaaaaacctataTTCATGGTAGAAATTGCGATAAAAGCACGAAATACTGTAATTTATTTGTTGCTTACGAATCAAGAAACAGCCCTGCGTCACTTAGACATTTCACTTTAATAGTCCTTGGAAAGAGACCTCGAAATTCATCGCAGTGTATAATAGTAGCTAGGCCACCGGCAGAACATCCGGAAAGAAGAGCCTGATTAGCGGAATGCATTCCCTTTGACATCAAATCTTCCATTGCAGCTGCCCAAATACGTTGTCCTCTGAATTGGAGTTCTGCAACCTATCT
This genomic interval from Trifolium pratense cultivar HEN17-A07 linkage group LG6, ARS_RC_1.1, whole genome shotgun sequence contains the following:
- the LOC123891012 gene encoding pectin acetylesterase 12, which translates into the protein MAKVFLVGIATGLVFTNLVYGFVGYDQHHFNETEELFLLEAHEHESFYSSSLLEGNGNPLLVGLTLIHNAATKGAVCLDGTLPGYHLHRGYGSGANSWLVNLEGGGWCNNVRNCVYRKKTRRGSSLFMEKEIPFTGILSNKPEENPDFFNWNRVKLRYCDGGSFAGDGEDQVAELQFRGQRIWAAAMEDLMSKGMHSANQALLSGCSAGGLATIIHCDEFRGLFPRTIKVKCLSDAGLFLDSIDISGERTLRNMYSGVVGLQEAQKNLPQICTNHLDPTSCFFPQNLIASVRTPLFLLNTAYDSWQIQSSLAPPSADPHGYWHDCRLNFAKCTRPQIQFLQGFRNHMLNSIKDFSRSNKNGLFINSCFAHCQTERQDTWFSDNSPVIGNKVIALAVGDWYFDRAGVKVIDCPYPCDNTCHHLVFS